A portion of the Parasteatoda tepidariorum isolate YZ-2023 chromosome 5, CAS_Ptep_4.0, whole genome shotgun sequence genome contains these proteins:
- the LOC107456555 gene encoding uroporphyrinogen decarboxylase, producing the protein MEDDKKFPPLQNDLILRAAWGQKTERVPVWIMRQAGRYLPEFQEVRKKHPFFEICQTPSLACEITLQPIKRFPLDAAIIFSDILVIPQALGMNVEMVPGIGPVISDPLHDPLDLHALCFPCEVEKELGYVFEAITLTRKELNGKVPLIGFSGAPWTLFCYMVEGQGSKTMSKAKGWLYKWPKGSHSILEMLTDVIVNYLIGQVKAGAQLLQVFESSAEHLGPEQFKTFALPYIKDIKKRVTEGIIQQGLNKVPMTLFAKGTCSVLPFLNDTGYEVISLDWTISPDVARSKISENITLQGNLDPCALKAEPSSIEDMVSKMIKGFGTQRYIANLGHGIYPEMDPDNVAVFIDSVHNISAAINSSKE; encoded by the coding sequence atggaagaTGATAAAAAGTTCCCTCCCCTACAGAACGATCTTATCCTACGAGCAGCGTGGGGTCAAAAAACAGAACGGGTACCTGTCTGGATTATGCGGCAGGCTGGTAGATATCTACCTGAATTTCAAGAAGTTCGTAAGAAACACCCTTTTTTCGAAATATGCCAGACTCCTTCTTTAGCTTGTGAAATTACTCTACAGCCTATAAAACGTTTTCCACTCGATGCTGCCATTATATTTTCTGACATACTTGTAATTCCACAAGCATTAGGGATGAATGTTGAGATGGTACCAGGAATCGGGCCCGTCATTTCAGACCCCTTGCATGACCCCCTAGATTTACATGCCCTATGCTTTCCCTGTGAGGTCGAAAAAGAACTTGGCTACGTTTTCGAAGCCATAACACTTACCCGCAAAGAATTGAATGGTAAAGTTCCCTTAATAGGTTTCTCCGGTGCTCCTTGGACACTTTTCTGCTATATGGTCGAAGGCCAAGGTTCGAAAACTATGTCCAAAGCTAAAGGATGGCTATACAAGTGGCCCAAAGGTAGCCATTCAATTCTTGAAATGCTCACAGATGTCATTGTTAATTACTTAATAGGCCAAGTGAAAGCTGGAGCTCAACTTTTGCAAGTGTTTGAATCAAGTGCAGAGCATCTTGGTCCAGAgcagtttaaaacttttgcattGCCTTacataaaagatataaagaAGAGAGTGACAGAAGGTATCATTCAACAAGGCCTTAATAAAGTTCCTATGACATTGTTTGCTAAAGGCACTTGTAGtgttttaccttttttaaatgatactgGGTATGAAGTGATCAGTTTAGATTGGACTATTTCTCCAGATGTTGCTAGaagcaaaatttctgaaaatatcacTCTTCAGGGTAACTTAGATCCATGTGCCTTGAAGGCGGAACCTTCTTCTATTGAAGATATGGTTTCTAAAATGATTAAAGGCTTTGGCACTCAGCGTTATATTGCAAATTTGGGCCATGGTATCTATCCTGAAATGGATCCTGATAATGTTGCTGTTTTTATTGACAGTGTGCATAATATTTCAGCTGCAATTAATAGTTCAAAAGAATGA
- the LOC107456553 gene encoding alpha-ketoglutarate-dependent dioxygenase alkB homolog 4 codes for MGDNAVKCGCKGIRTCLICEKEKGISVEPSLEEETVVYIYCPYCNLCWSEAGNSVDPLYIDKIALIPDFINKEEESYLVSSIDELPWMPSQSGRRKQDFGPKANFKKKKVKLGDFKGFPSFAKNMIERLHSVDDLVNFFPVELCHLEYTPDRGSSIQPHIDDLWLWGDRLVTINLLSKTILTLTPTVNSCLNCPEEMQCTNIVSALSDKFNFKEKVKLCNHQFNHEVFRDKHHSDVKSICSEYDTKSIKSVKPAVEIVLPPRSLFVLSGCARNNWFHEIKRQDVTSRRLAMTFRELSENFLTENADAEEICCKLLTISQQFCDFSKGNV; via the exons ATGGGTGATAATGCAGTTAAATGTGGTTGTAAAGGAATTAGAACATGTTTGAtatgtgaaaaagaaaaaggaatttcaGTTGAACCAAGCCTTGAAGAG GAAACTGTGGTGTACATTTACTGTCCTTATTGCAATCTATGTTGGTCTGAAGCTGGCAATTCAGTTGATCCTCTGTATATTGACAAAATAGCACTTATTCCTGATTTCATTAACAAAGAggaagaatcttatttagtttcatCAATTGATGAATTACCCTGGATGCCTTCACAATCTGGAAGGAGAAAACAA gattTTGGACCCAAGGCCAACTTTAAGAAGAAGAAGGTAAAACTGGGAGATTTTAAAGGATTTCCTTCTTTTGCTAAAAACATGATTGAGAGACTTCATTCTGTGGAtgatcttgtaaattttttccctGTTGAATTATGTCATTTAGAATATACCCCTGACAGAGGTTCTTCAATCCAACCTCACATCGATGATCTATGGTTATGGGGTGATAGACTTGTAACTATCAACCTCctgtcaaaaactattttaactttaaccCCAACTGTTAATAGCTGTTTAAATTGTCCTGAAGAAATGCAATGTACTAACATTGTTTCTGCCTTATCagacaaatttaactttaaagaaaaggtCAAGCTTTGTAACCATCAATTTAATCATGAAGTTTTTAGAGACAAGCACCACTCTGATGTAAAAAGTATTTGTTCTGAATATGACacgaaaagtataaaaagtgTAAAACCAGCCGTTGAGATCGTCTTGCCCCCCAGGTCTTTATTTGTGCTCTCTGGCTGTGCAAGAAATAATTGGTTTCATGAAATTAAACGGCAGGACGTTACATCTAGAAGGCTGGCAATGACATTTCGTgaactttctgaaaattttcttactgAGAATGCTGATGCAGAAGAAATTTGTTGCAAGCTTCTAACAATATCTCAACAGTTTTGTGATTTTAGCAAAGGAAATGTGTGA